The Kosakonia sp. SMBL-WEM22 sequence ATCGTTGACACCTATGGCGGCATGGCCCGTCACGGCGGCGGCGCATTCTCCGGTAAAGATCCGTCGAAAGTGGACCGTTCCGCAGCGTACGCAGCGCGTTATGTGGCGAAAAACATCGTTGCTGCTGGCCTTGCCGATCGCTGTGAAATCCAGGTCTCCTACGCCATTGGCGTGGCAGAGCCGACCTCGATCATGGTTGAAACCTTCGGCACCGAAAAAGTCTCTACCGAGCAGTTAACGCTGCTGGTGCGTGAGTTCTTCGACCTGCGTCCGTACGGCCTGATCCAGATGCTGGATCTGCTGCACCCGATCTATAAAGAGACCGCTGCATACGGTCACTTCGGTCGCGAATCCTTCCCGTGGGAAAAAACCGACAAAGCCGCGCTGCTGCGCGATGCTGCCGGTCTGAAATAATCCACGGTTCGCACCGCTATAAAGGCCAGCTCGCGCTGGCCTTTTTCATTGTTACATGCTGAATGACCACCACATCGCATTTGTGCAGCTATACTCACTCAGCCCGTAACTATTTCATTTGAAAGCGATTACACCAGGTAATCAACGAAACTCTCCCCTCACCTCACAGGCTGAAACGGTCGCGCGTCATAACTGTTACATTACGCTTCGGTTTAGTCTGAAATAACGCCCTGCAATTAACCATTCATTGTCAAGAATCCTATAATCCTCAACACTTTTATTTACATTCGTGGCCTGCCCGAAATGTAACCGATTACACTCATGTGATGCATATCACGACTTTTCGCTTATGAGTGACCTAACGTTTATCACGATAAAATTAATGACATGAATGGAGGGCATAATGCCTGACAATAAGAAACAGAAGCATTCCAACAAGGCCATGACCTTTTTTGTCTGCTTCCTCGCTGCACTGGCAGGACTACTTTTTGGCCTGGATATTGGCGTGATTGCGGGCGCACTGCCCTTCATCACGGAAGATTTTCAAATCAGCTCACATACTCAGGAGTGGGTGGTGAGCTCAATGATGTTTGGTGCCGCCGTCGGCGCAGTCGGCAGCGGCTGGCTCTCCTGGCGTCTTGGGCGTAAAAAGAGCCTGATGATCGGTGCCGTGCTGTTTGTTATCGGCTCTCTCTGCTCTGCCGCCGCGCCGAACGTCGAGTTCCTGATCGTCTCTCGCGTGCTGCTCGGCCTAGCGGTTGGTATCGCCTCTTATACCGCCCCGCTCTACCTCTCTGAGATCGCACCGGAAAAAATCCGCGGCAGTATGATTTCGATGTATCAGCTGATGATCACCATCGGTATCCTCGGCGCGTACCTTTCTGACACCGCGTTCAGCTATAGCGGCGCATGGCGCTGGATGCTGGGCGTGATTATCATTCCGGCAGTGCTGCTGCTGATTGGCGTCTTCTTCCTGCCAGACAGCCCGCGCTGGTTCGCCGCAAAACGCCGCTTCCACGATGCAGAACGGGTGCTGCTGCGCCTGCGTGACACCAGTGCTGAAGCGAAAAACGAGCTGGATGAGATCCGCGAAAGCCTGAAAGTGAAGCAGACCGGCTGGGCGCTGTTTAAAGAGAACAGCAACTTCCGCCGCGCGGTCTTCCTTGGCGTACTGCTGCAGATTATGCAACAGTTCACCGGGATGAACGTCATCATGTACTACGCGCCAAAAATCTTTGAACTGGCAGGGTATACCAACACCACCGA is a genomic window containing:
- a CDS encoding sugar porter family MFS transporter, with amino-acid sequence MPDNKKQKHSNKAMTFFVCFLAALAGLLFGLDIGVIAGALPFITEDFQISSHTQEWVVSSMMFGAAVGAVGSGWLSWRLGRKKSLMIGAVLFVIGSLCSAAAPNVEFLIVSRVLLGLAVGIASYTAPLYLSEIAPEKIRGSMISMYQLMITIGILGAYLSDTAFSYSGAWRWMLGVIIIPAVLLLIGVFFLPDSPRWFAAKRRFHDAERVLLRLRDTSAEAKNELDEIRESLKVKQTGWALFKENSNFRRAVFLGVLLQIMQQFTGMNVIMYYAPKIFELAGYTNTTEQMWGTVIVGLTNVLATFIAIGLVDRWGRKPTLVLGFMVMAAGMGILGTMLHMGIHSPSAQYFAVAMLLMFIVGFAMSAGPLIWVLCSEIQPLKGRDFGITLSTATNWIANMIVGATFLTMLNTLGNANTFWVYGGLNVLFIILTLWLVPETKHVSLEHIERNLMRGRPLREIGSRD